In a single window of the Pseudohongiella acticola genome:
- a CDS encoding carbonic anhydrase: MSEKLLEGYKRFKAGYFAQNKDRLRALAQDQRPSYVLITCCDARLEPSLIFDTEPGDLFVIRNVANLVPPYEIEGSYHGTSAALQFAITVLEVPEIIVLGHSRCGGIRSLVTGQDKMEKDSFISRWMSIVAPVAKLANPDNPIDDKTLSHCEQTAVGYSLCNLMTYPWIASRVEAGTLKMNGWHYDIYSGALKKIHDQDTISTIIESDETSAD; this comes from the coding sequence ATGAGCGAGAAACTACTGGAAGGATACAAACGTTTCAAAGCAGGTTATTTTGCGCAGAACAAAGACAGACTCAGGGCGCTGGCTCAGGACCAGCGCCCCTCTTATGTGTTGATAACCTGTTGTGACGCCCGGCTTGAGCCATCATTGATTTTTGATACCGAGCCGGGTGACCTGTTTGTCATCCGCAATGTTGCCAACCTGGTGCCGCCTTACGAAATCGAGGGCTCCTATCACGGCACCAGTGCGGCATTACAGTTTGCCATTACAGTGCTGGAAGTGCCGGAGATTATCGTGCTGGGTCACTCGCGTTGCGGTGGTATTCGCTCGCTGGTAACGGGTCAGGACAAAATGGAAAAGGACTCATTCATTTCCCGCTGGATGTCGATCGTGGCACCAGTGGCGAAACTGGCGAACCCGGACAACCCCATTGATGACAAAACCCTGTCTCATTGTGAACAGACCGCTGTAGGATATTCGTTGTGCAATCTGATGACATATCCCTGGATTGCCAGCCGGGTGGAAGCCGGCACTCTGAAGATGAACGGCTGGCATTACGATATTTACAGCGGGGCGCTGAAAAAGATCCACGATCAGGACACCATCTCGACCATCATTGAATCGGACGAGACCTCAGCGGACTAG
- a CDS encoding efflux RND transporter permease subunit, which yields MALTANSIKRPIATSMVFLIIITLGTLGFRYLPVDLLPPIEMPELSVQISYPNVGPEEMELLVTEPLENALSTVQNVERMSSNSREGNSWVSIRFAQGTNLDSVSNDVREALDRLRRQLPEDADTPRINRFNPDDSAIVVVGAQSNMDLMDLTTVLERDLRRRFEQIPGVGAIDVWGGIDSEIRIEVDRDRLLAGGLTMNDIVQAIGRESSNSPGGNVQRGLSDLYVRSLGEYSTIDEIRDTVIRTVNGVALRVSDVADVEYDRADMGRYVEINDVPMLRLGIRKQSGANTVEVAAQIRREAERINQERSDINMLIVTDQSEFIQDSIDSVRNSAVWGGILAVIVLMAFFRNGSITSIIAVSIPIAIVATFALLFFGGLTLNQMSFGGLALGVGLIVDNAIVVIENIVRLRQNGASKKRAARQGTRQVTGAIVASTITTCVIFLPVVFMQTLTGTMFQELALVVVFSLVCSLFVALTLVPMLSSRFLNVVPDTERTGPLKGNERFLQAVEARYESILSWSLHHRLAIVGATVLLLGASVYGVRYLSYELAPQTEADQISIRMNMDEGTNIAILHSYMMEMDNIVQEIVPWDDVLYYTRDVRNSNAEIEFALVDQSQRSMNADDLTDYIRARVESAIPGMRVQVRAQTGMWIMRRIFGSGGEDAVQIELRGYDLDMAETLAQSIRDRVETVPGIADVNLSRLEGRPEQNVRFDRERMASLGIGVADVSRAIQSSIGGSRAGVFREQGDEVDIIVRLRPQDRLNVQDIDNISVRAGDGQVVPVSSLVTTTYDRGPTDIRRINGQRVTYINANLDSGVALGDAVQAIQADLATMSLPDGFSIVYGGEYEEQIKAQRDFIMAIVMALILIYMVMAAQFERFLDPLIVMFSVPLAFIGVVPTLLLTGTTLNMQSFMGMVMLIGIVVNNAIVLVDYINLMRREEQMPVIEAVVKAGRLRLRPILMTTLTTVLGLFPLAVGIGAGAEMQASLARVVIGGLAASTLITLVFIPIVYVAANDLRDRLAARLPGRKASAQSSASTSSTSA from the coding sequence ATGGCGTTAACTGCAAATTCAATAAAAAGGCCCATTGCCACATCAATGGTGTTTCTGATCATCATCACTCTGGGCACCCTGGGGTTTCGTTATCTGCCGGTTGACCTGTTGCCGCCAATCGAAATGCCTGAACTTTCGGTGCAGATCAGCTATCCCAATGTCGGTCCGGAAGAAATGGAGTTGCTGGTCACCGAGCCGCTGGAAAATGCGCTGTCAACGGTGCAGAACGTGGAGCGCATGAGTTCGAACTCACGCGAGGGCAACAGCTGGGTGTCAATACGTTTTGCCCAGGGCACCAACCTGGACTCGGTCAGCAATGATGTGCGCGAAGCGCTGGATCGCCTGCGTCGGCAATTGCCGGAAGATGCCGACACACCACGCATCAACCGATTCAATCCTGATGATTCTGCCATTGTGGTGGTAGGTGCGCAGTCCAACATGGACCTGATGGACCTGACCACCGTGCTAGAGCGCGATCTACGGCGACGTTTTGAGCAAATTCCGGGGGTCGGCGCGATTGATGTCTGGGGTGGTATCGACAGCGAGATCCGCATCGAGGTTGATCGCGACCGGCTGCTGGCCGGCGGTCTGACCATGAATGATATTGTGCAGGCCATTGGCCGCGAGAGCAGCAACTCACCGGGTGGCAATGTGCAGCGCGGATTGAGCGACCTTTACGTGCGATCGCTGGGTGAGTACAGCACTATTGATGAGATTCGGGATACCGTTATTCGCACTGTCAATGGCGTCGCGCTGCGGGTTTCCGACGTTGCCGACGTGGAGTATGACCGCGCTGACATGGGGCGCTACGTGGAGATCAATGACGTTCCCATGCTGCGCCTGGGTATTCGCAAACAGTCTGGTGCCAATACGGTAGAAGTTGCCGCGCAGATTCGCCGCGAGGCCGAGCGTATCAATCAGGAACGCTCCGACATCAACATGCTGATCGTGACTGACCAGAGCGAGTTTATTCAGGATTCGATAGACAGCGTCCGTAACTCCGCCGTCTGGGGCGGCATTCTTGCTGTTATCGTGTTGATGGCGTTTTTCCGTAACGGTTCAATCACCAGCATTATCGCCGTTTCCATTCCCATCGCCATTGTGGCCACGTTTGCCTTGCTGTTCTTTGGTGGTCTGACGCTTAACCAGATGAGTTTCGGTGGTCTGGCACTGGGTGTGGGGCTGATTGTTGATAATGCCATTGTGGTGATCGAGAACATCGTGCGTCTGCGCCAGAACGGTGCTTCAAAAAAACGCGCGGCGCGCCAGGGCACTCGCCAGGTCACCGGCGCCATCGTGGCGTCAACCATTACCACCTGCGTTATCTTTCTGCCGGTGGTGTTCATGCAGACGCTGACCGGCACCATGTTTCAGGAGCTGGCCCTGGTGGTGGTGTTCTCGCTCGTGTGTTCACTGTTTGTCGCATTGACACTGGTGCCAATGCTGTCGAGCCGTTTCCTGAACGTTGTGCCTGACACTGAGCGTACCGGGCCGCTCAAAGGCAATGAGCGCTTCCTGCAGGCAGTGGAGGCACGCTACGAGTCGATACTGAGCTGGTCACTGCATCACCGTCTTGCCATTGTCGGGGCGACAGTACTATTGCTGGGAGCGTCGGTGTATGGCGTCAGGTATCTGTCTTACGAACTGGCGCCCCAGACTGAAGCCGATCAGATCAGTATTCGTATGAATATGGACGAAGGCACCAACATTGCCATTCTGCATTCCTACATGATGGAAATGGATAACATCGTTCAGGAAATCGTGCCCTGGGATGACGTGCTTTATTACACGCGCGATGTGCGCAACAGCAATGCCGAGATCGAATTTGCGCTGGTTGATCAGAGCCAGCGCAGCATGAATGCTGATGACCTGACCGACTATATCCGGGCTCGTGTTGAATCAGCCATACCCGGCATGCGCGTGCAGGTGCGCGCGCAGACAGGCATGTGGATCATGCGACGTATATTCGGCTCTGGTGGCGAAGACGCTGTGCAGATCGAGTTGCGCGGCTATGATCTTGATATGGCAGAAACACTGGCGCAGTCGATTCGTGATCGAGTGGAAACCGTGCCTGGTATTGCCGATGTCAATCTGAGTCGCCTGGAAGGGCGTCCTGAGCAGAATGTGCGGTTTGATCGTGAGCGTATGGCGAGTCTGGGCATTGGTGTAGCTGACGTCAGTCGTGCCATTCAGAGCAGCATTGGCGGTTCGCGGGCAGGTGTGTTCCGCGAGCAGGGCGACGAAGTGGACATTATCGTACGCCTGCGCCCGCAAGACCGCCTGAATGTTCAGGACATAGATAATATATCGGTGCGCGCTGGTGATGGTCAGGTGGTGCCGGTGTCATCTCTCGTTACCACGACCTATGATCGTGGCCCCACGGATATCCGCCGAATTAATGGTCAGCGTGTGACGTACATTAATGCCAATCTCGACAGCGGTGTTGCGCTGGGTGATGCCGTGCAGGCGATTCAGGCTGACCTGGCCACGATGAGTTTGCCGGACGGTTTTTCCATCGTTTATGGCGGCGAGTATGAAGAGCAGATCAAGGCGCAGCGCGATTTCATCATGGCCATTGTGATGGCATTGATACTGATCTATATGGTCATGGCAGCGCAGTTTGAGCGTTTCCTTGATCCGCTCATTGTCATGTTCTCGGTGCCGCTGGCATTCATCGGTGTGGTGCCAACGCTCTTGCTGACGGGCACCACACTGAATATGCAAAGCTTCATGGGGATGGTGATGCTGATTGGTATCGTGGTGAACAATGCCATCGTGCTGGTGGACTATATCAATCTGATGCGTCGCGAAGAACAGATGCCGGTGATTGAGGCCGTGGTGAAAGCAGGTCGTCTGCGCCTGCGACCCATTCTGATGACAACATTGACTACCGTGTTGGGACTGTTCCCACTGGCGGTGGGTATCGGGGCGGGCGCGGAAATGCAGGCGTCACTGGCCCGCGTGGTGATCGGCGGGCTTGCGGCGTCGACATTGATTACGCTGGTGTTTATTCCGATCGTTTATGTCGCCGCCAATGATCTTCGTGATCGCCTGGCAGCGCGTTTGCCTGGTCGCAAAGCCAGCGCACAGAGCAGTGCATCGACCTCATCAACATCCGCCTGA
- a CDS encoding efflux RND transporter periplasmic adaptor subunit: protein MATSEQKSRPVLLALLASTVIAGLAACSQEPAEPGRGGNTGGPGGPGGGQRQMTIPAVEAVQAQRGALPLEERLTGRVSARNQTEIYPEVSGPVTEIYVDNGDYVNAGDPLVQLRDSEYVERYEQAVAGLDIARAQTRQAEANLQQLENQARRVRELTERQLETTANLETIEVQVAVASANMDLREAQENQARSQLEERRLELVNTTVRAPISGLVGLRNAERGQMASTGTPLFLIGDVDQVRIEILLTERMLNYIREGMSVNLYSENWPGTMLDADISRISPFLDPETLRTEAYIDMANPDNLMRPGMFVNVDVLYGETEQAVLIPNSAIYRHPRTGVEGVYVMNAPGEELRPVADVDGAPAVSPPMPVSFVAIDVIAAGRMASGVRGVNEGQWVITVGQNMLVGAISEARARLMPWDRIMEMQRMQSRDIFNIIEQSREDRQALSDS from the coding sequence ATGGCCACATCAGAGCAAAAGTCTCGACCGGTCCTGCTGGCATTATTGGCATCAACAGTGATTGCAGGGTTGGCAGCGTGCAGCCAGGAGCCGGCTGAGCCCGGCCGGGGCGGCAATACGGGTGGTCCCGGAGGCCCGGGCGGCGGGCAGCGGCAAATGACGATTCCTGCGGTTGAGGCGGTTCAGGCTCAACGCGGCGCCCTGCCATTGGAAGAGCGTCTGACCGGGCGGGTCAGTGCCCGCAACCAGACCGAGATCTATCCGGAAGTCTCCGGCCCTGTCACCGAGATCTATGTCGACAATGGCGATTACGTTAATGCCGGTGATCCGTTGGTACAGTTACGTGATTCGGAATATGTGGAACGCTATGAGCAGGCCGTCGCCGGGCTCGACATTGCGCGTGCGCAGACGAGACAGGCGGAAGCCAACCTGCAACAACTGGAGAATCAGGCGCGACGAGTCCGCGAGCTGACCGAACGACAACTTGAGACAACGGCCAATCTGGAAACCATTGAAGTGCAGGTGGCCGTGGCCAGCGCCAATATGGACCTGCGCGAAGCGCAGGAAAATCAGGCACGCTCGCAACTGGAAGAACGTCGCCTGGAGCTGGTCAATACCACAGTGCGCGCGCCCATCAGCGGTCTGGTTGGTCTGCGTAATGCCGAGCGTGGCCAGATGGCCAGCACGGGCACACCGCTGTTTCTGATTGGCGATGTTGATCAGGTGCGCATCGAGATTCTGCTGACTGAGCGCATGCTGAACTATATTCGCGAAGGCATGTCGGTGAATCTGTATTCAGAGAACTGGCCGGGCACCATGCTGGATGCTGATATCTCTCGGATATCGCCTTTTCTCGATCCGGAGACCTTGCGTACCGAAGCCTATATTGATATGGCCAATCCGGACAATCTGATGCGCCCCGGCATGTTCGTTAACGTTGATGTGCTTTACGGCGAGACCGAGCAGGCAGTGCTGATTCCCAACAGCGCCATTTATCGCCATCCACGCACCGGTGTTGAAGGTGTGTATGTCATGAATGCACCCGGTGAGGAACTGCGTCCGGTGGCAGATGTGGACGGCGCACCGGCAGTATCACCACCGATGCCGGTCAGTTTTGTTGCGATTGATGTGATTGCAGCTGGCCGCATGGCCAGTGGTGTTCGGGGTGTCAATGAAGGGCAGTGGGTCATCACTGTAGGCCAGAACATGCTGGTGGGTGCCATCAGCGAGGCACGCGCCCGATTGATGCCCTGGGATCGCATCATGGAAATGCAGCGAATGCAGAGCCGTGACATTTTCAACATCATCGAGCAGTCGCGCGAAGATCGTCAGGCCCTCTCCGACAGTTAA
- the speB gene encoding agmatinase: MSSWDNAFTGKPGTGAVNSHSFGGAVSFFRTPFGRDLSDIDVAVMGIPLDIAVTNRSGARLGPRAIRNASMSLAWERPWPWQTDPLQALKVVDYGDCENNEGGGLLSVKHIETWVSQILETDTATLLLGGDHFISYPSLCAHYKKHGPIALIHFDAHTDTWPSSGNGINHGTMFYRAAKEGIVLPEHSVQIGIRTTNDDTLGYDIVSATQVHEQSAAAIVKRIRERVGDRPTYITFDIDCLDPAFAPGTGTPVPGGLSSFQALNIIRGLSGINLIGMDVVEVAPAYDHAELTALAGAQIGIELLALYAECQAARS, from the coding sequence ATGAGCAGTTGGGACAACGCCTTTACCGGCAAACCCGGCACGGGTGCCGTTAATTCACACAGCTTTGGCGGTGCCGTCAGTTTCTTTCGTACCCCCTTTGGTCGTGACCTGAGCGATATCGACGTCGCGGTCATGGGCATTCCACTGGATATCGCGGTCACCAATCGCTCCGGCGCCCGCCTCGGCCCCCGCGCCATTCGCAACGCATCCATGTCGCTGGCATGGGAGAGACCCTGGCCGTGGCAGACTGATCCATTACAGGCCCTGAAGGTTGTCGATTATGGTGACTGCGAGAATAATGAAGGCGGTGGCCTGCTCAGCGTCAAGCACATTGAAACCTGGGTCAGCCAGATACTGGAAACTGACACGGCCACCCTTCTGCTAGGCGGCGATCACTTCATTTCCTATCCCAGCCTGTGCGCGCATTACAAAAAACACGGCCCGATTGCCCTGATTCATTTTGATGCCCACACCGACACCTGGCCCTCTTCAGGCAACGGCATTAATCATGGCACCATGTTCTACAGGGCTGCCAAAGAAGGCATTGTTCTGCCCGAGCACTCGGTACAGATCGGCATTCGCACCACCAATGATGACACGCTGGGTTACGACATTGTTTCGGCGACCCAGGTGCACGAACAAAGTGCAGCCGCTATCGTCAAACGCATTCGGGAAAGAGTCGGCGATCGACCCACCTATATCACCTTTGACATCGACTGTCTCGACCCGGCGTTTGCACCGGGCACCGGTACACCGGTCCCCGGCGGCCTGTCGTCGTTCCAGGCTCTGAATATCATCCGCGGCCTGAGTGGTATCAACCTCATTGGCATGGATGTGGTCGAAGTCGCCCCTGCCTACGATCACGCCGAATTAACAGCCCTGGCCGGTGCGCAGATAGGCATTGAACTACTGGCGCTGTATGCCGAGTGCCAGGCTGCCAGATCCTGA
- the speA gene encoding biosynthetic arginine decarboxylase, giving the protein MTTQQPPAWSLDDAQTMYAMDVWGDGFFSINDKGNVCVKPIEGMDISVDINDVIAEALAEGSTLPLILRFQDIISSRVKRLNRKFREAIEGAGYEGVYRSIFPIKVNQLQEVVAEVIEAGREFDIGVECGSKAELMAALPMIGSDTLMLCNGVKDHVMLTMMLNAQQLGQQVIPIIEKYSEFEQLMILADQRELKPRLGVRVKLNTRGAGRWYESGGARSKFGLTVPELVRLVKILEKRGQGDCLELLHFHLGSQISDIQVLRSAVKEITQIYADLVLRGVSVKFLDVGGGLGVNYGGDYDNPESSINYGLREYANVVVYAVKEICDERGVPVPTLLSESGRALTAHHSMLVVPVLGVHRPDSPPMHDETPPDSPSVVSRMETAYEEARSTDVTGILLECYHDAREAREEADQLMRLGYMTLDQLAHTDSLYWSTCREVLQKLAAAQLTPPPTEQLELEEQLTDLYLCDFSVFHSIIDHWAIQQVFPVMPLHRLQERPDRRAQVVDLTCDSDGKIDQYVHGHSNTSWLPLHSHKHGDAYHIGIFLVGAYQEILGDAHNLLGRVDEVHVYAKEDETGNFWIEETLKGICIKDMLSQVQYFPNDLDRRMSELIRKQINAGVIKAAEGTRILNNYTKRLDESTYCTTEVVR; this is encoded by the coding sequence ATGACGACACAACAACCGCCCGCATGGAGCCTCGACGACGCTCAAACGATGTATGCCATGGATGTCTGGGGCGACGGTTTCTTCAGTATTAACGACAAAGGCAATGTCTGCGTTAAACCCATTGAGGGTATGGACATCAGTGTTGATATTAACGATGTCATTGCCGAGGCCCTGGCCGAAGGCTCAACACTGCCGCTGATCCTGCGTTTTCAGGACATCATCAGTTCACGTGTCAAACGCCTGAATCGCAAATTCCGCGAAGCCATCGAAGGCGCCGGCTATGAGGGTGTCTATCGCAGCATTTTCCCGATCAAGGTTAACCAGCTGCAGGAAGTGGTCGCCGAAGTCATAGAGGCCGGGCGCGAGTTCGATATCGGGGTTGAGTGTGGTTCCAAAGCTGAGCTGATGGCCGCCCTGCCGATGATCGGATCAGACACGCTGATGCTGTGCAACGGCGTCAAAGACCATGTCATGCTGACCATGATGCTTAATGCGCAACAGCTGGGACAGCAGGTGATTCCGATCATCGAAAAATATTCGGAATTCGAACAGTTGATGATTCTGGCGGACCAGCGTGAACTGAAACCACGCCTGGGTGTGCGGGTAAAACTCAACACCCGCGGTGCCGGGCGCTGGTATGAATCAGGCGGAGCACGCTCCAAATTTGGCCTGACCGTGCCGGAACTGGTGCGGCTGGTAAAAATTCTGGAGAAGCGGGGACAGGGCGACTGTCTGGAACTGCTGCACTTCCATCTGGGCAGTCAGATCTCTGACATTCAGGTCCTGCGCAGCGCAGTCAAGGAAATCACCCAGATCTACGCCGACCTGGTCCTGCGCGGCGTCTCAGTCAAGTTTCTGGATGTTGGCGGCGGTCTCGGTGTCAACTATGGTGGCGATTATGATAATCCGGAGTCATCCATAAACTACGGCCTGCGCGAATACGCCAATGTTGTGGTCTACGCGGTCAAGGAAATCTGCGACGAGCGCGGTGTGCCGGTACCCACCCTGTTGTCGGAAAGCGGCCGCGCGCTGACCGCGCATCACTCCATGCTGGTCGTCCCGGTACTGGGTGTGCACCGCCCCGACAGCCCACCCATGCATGATGAGACACCGCCCGACTCACCGTCAGTCGTCAGCCGTATGGAAACAGCGTACGAGGAGGCACGCAGCACCGACGTAACCGGGATTCTGTTGGAGTGCTATCACGATGCCCGTGAAGCGCGCGAAGAAGCGGATCAGCTCATGCGCCTGGGCTATATGACACTGGACCAGCTGGCACACACCGACAGTCTGTACTGGAGTACCTGCCGGGAAGTCCTGCAAAAGCTGGCGGCGGCGCAACTGACACCGCCCCCCACTGAACAGCTGGAACTGGAGGAACAGCTGACGGACCTGTATCTCTGTGATTTTTCCGTGTTCCATTCCATTATTGACCACTGGGCCATACAGCAGGTATTCCCGGTGATGCCACTACACCGACTGCAGGAGCGGCCAGACCGGCGCGCACAGGTTGTCGATCTGACCTGCGACTCTGATGGCAAAATCGATCAGTACGTGCATGGTCACAGCAATACCAGCTGGCTGCCGCTACATTCCCATAAACACGGCGATGCCTACCACATCGGCATCTTTCTGGTCGGCGCCTATCAGGAGATACTGGGCGACGCCCACAACCTGCTGGGGCGTGTAGATGAAGTGCACGTTTATGCCAAAGAAGACGAAACCGGCAATTTCTGGATCGAAGAGACACTAAAAGGCATCTGCATCAAAGACATGCTCAGTCAGGTTCAGTACTTCCCCAACGATCTTGATCGGCGCATGAGCGAATTGATCCGCAAGCAGATCAATGCCGGGGTCATCAAGGCTGCGGAGGGCACCCGGATTCTCAACAACTACACCAAACGCCTGGATGAGAGCACCTATTGCACAACGGAAGTCGTGCGTTGA
- a CDS encoding PH domain-containing protein, producing the protein MQKKYSEHPAMFRNNPLGFILAVILIPLAVGIIILMVWYLKCKSTRLDFIGNDLVLERGLLSKNRTELDVSRIRTVNVYQSFFNRIFGVGRISIYTAGDDPEIDVSGLPDPHDLRELIKAEQDA; encoded by the coding sequence ATGCAAAAGAAATATTCAGAACACCCGGCCATGTTCAGGAACAACCCGCTCGGATTCATTCTGGCAGTCATATTGATACCGCTCGCCGTCGGTATCATCATCCTGATGGTATGGTACCTCAAGTGCAAATCAACCCGACTCGATTTCATCGGCAACGATCTGGTACTGGAGCGCGGGCTTCTTAGTAAAAACCGGACTGAACTGGACGTGAGCCGCATTCGCACGGTGAATGTTTACCAGTCCTTTTTTAACCGCATTTTTGGTGTCGGCAGAATTTCCATCTACACCGCCGGAGATGATCCGGAGATCGATGTCAGTGGTCTGCCAGACCCTCACGACCTGCGCGAGTTGATCAAAGCGGAACAGGACGCCTGA